A single Coraliomargarita sinensis DNA region contains:
- the rpoC gene encoding DNA-directed RNA polymerase subunit beta' codes for MSNEVARDVLGYEATKSFDRVGITVAAPEAIREWSRGEVKNPETINYRTFKPEPGGLFCQRIFGPVRDYECACGKYKRIKYKGVICDRCGVEVTVSRVRRDRMGHIELAVPVSHIWFLKSMPSRLGLLLDITARNLERVIYYENYLVIDPGKTPLEERQLLTEQEYLQAQDEYGEDSFVARMGAEAVRDALALVDLESTVAELHEQMHATRSKQIKKKISKRLKTIQGFMESGTRPEWMVLEVLPVIPPDLRPLVPLEGGRFATSDLNDLYRRVINRNNRLKNLLSLKTPDVIIHNEKRMLQEAVDALFDNGRHGRAVTGAGNRPLKSLSDMLKGKQGRFRQNLLGKRVDYSGRSVIVTGPELKLHQCGLPKKMALVLFEPFIIRRLKELGFVHTVRGARKMIEKQSPEVWDILEEVTKGHPVLLNRAPTLHRLSIQAFEPVLIEGDAIRVHPLVCTAYNADFDGDQMAVHVPLSLEAVMEAKTLMMATHNIFSPSSGKPILTPSQDIVLGSYFLTLDPPVKPEEGKRLPLVVDADELDTAVADGALNVHDHINFINPDFGKEGTVYGKSDKKVIRTTVGRVIFNTIWPKELGFINFPVPKGKLGNIILDTYKTVGKERTVHTLDRLKETGFKIATKAGVSIGIDDMIIPESKPAIVKNSRKRIDEVEGQYKKGIITEGERYNKIIDIWTGCTDDIAKAVFEELKNNGGKPSVNPVYLMMDSGARGNKQQVRQLCGTRGLMAKPSGEIIERPILSSFREGLSVLEYFISTHGARKGLADTALKTADAGYLTRKLCDVAMDCIVEQTDDGNRDGVWKYAIYEGDDEIVSLYDRIVGRCSSNDIKNPLDPDEILVKNGQLITEEIAAKIEEVGVERVKVLSALTTRNKVGITALEYGINPATSSMVERGSSVGIIAAQSIGEPGTQLTMRTFHIGGIASGVLKNPEIKVRTGGKVVYKGLRIVQTADGANIVLNKTGSVQILDDDDREIETYKIVVGSVLTQPDGGSIKKGEILAMWDPHNIPILSEKAGKIKFSDMIHGVTIKRELDESTGRIATVVIEHKEDLNPQVEIVGEKGKVIATYAIPTGAQVAVNEDDEIAPGTMLAKTPRQASKTQDITGGLPRVAELFEARRPKDAAEMAKIDGVVSLDGTVRGKKKLLVTDPETGDEEAHLIPHGKHLVVQVGDLVHKGQNLTEGGADPHEILEILGPQAVQDYLISEIQKVYRLQGVEINDKHIEVIISQMLKKIRITDPGDSEFFWGEQVDRYAFMTANEHIEDAGGMPAEGEPVLLGITKASLETESFISAASFQETTRVLTDASTLGKVDELKGFKENVIMGHLIPAGTGLPAYRKLRIDTLGAEMEKVSLEEAAERVEGVALPQAELSTEAEGAVPKADGVEGETEKSAEKAASDEEEAG; via the coding sequence ATGAGCAACGAAGTAGCACGCGACGTCCTTGGCTATGAAGCCACCAAATCATTTGACCGTGTCGGTATTACCGTCGCCGCACCGGAGGCCATCCGCGAATGGTCCCGTGGTGAGGTGAAGAATCCGGAAACGATCAACTACCGTACATTCAAGCCGGAGCCGGGCGGTCTTTTCTGCCAACGCATCTTCGGCCCGGTGCGCGACTACGAATGCGCCTGTGGTAAATACAAGCGCATCAAATACAAGGGCGTGATCTGCGACCGCTGTGGTGTCGAAGTCACTGTCTCCCGCGTTCGCCGCGACCGTATGGGCCACATCGAGCTGGCTGTTCCGGTTTCCCACATCTGGTTCCTCAAGAGCATGCCGTCCCGTCTCGGGCTGCTGCTCGATATCACCGCACGTAATCTGGAGCGCGTCATTTACTACGAGAACTATCTGGTGATCGATCCGGGGAAGACGCCTCTGGAAGAGCGCCAGCTGCTCACCGAGCAGGAGTATCTACAGGCGCAGGACGAGTATGGTGAAGATTCCTTTGTCGCCCGCATGGGTGCCGAGGCGGTGCGCGATGCCCTCGCTCTGGTTGATCTCGAGTCCACCGTGGCCGAGCTCCACGAGCAAATGCACGCCACTCGCTCGAAGCAGATCAAGAAGAAGATTTCCAAGCGCTTGAAGACGATTCAGGGCTTCATGGAGTCCGGCACCCGTCCCGAGTGGATGGTGCTCGAAGTGCTTCCGGTTATTCCGCCGGATCTTCGTCCGCTGGTTCCGCTCGAAGGGGGCCGTTTCGCCACTTCCGACCTGAACGACCTCTATCGTCGCGTCATCAACCGGAACAACCGTCTGAAGAATCTTCTCTCCCTGAAGACTCCGGACGTCATTATTCACAATGAGAAGCGCATGCTTCAGGAAGCTGTGGACGCGCTCTTCGACAACGGCCGCCACGGCCGTGCTGTCACCGGCGCCGGCAATCGCCCGCTCAAGTCCCTCTCCGACATGCTCAAGGGCAAGCAGGGTCGTTTCCGTCAAAATCTTCTCGGTAAGCGGGTCGACTACTCCGGTCGTTCCGTCATCGTGACCGGTCCGGAGCTCAAGCTGCACCAGTGTGGCTTGCCCAAGAAGATGGCCCTCGTTCTCTTCGAGCCGTTCATCATCCGCCGCCTCAAGGAACTGGGCTTCGTCCACACTGTACGGGGAGCGCGTAAGATGATCGAGAAGCAGTCTCCGGAAGTCTGGGACATTCTTGAAGAAGTCACCAAGGGGCACCCGGTTCTGCTGAACCGCGCGCCGACGCTTCACCGTCTTTCCATCCAGGCTTTCGAGCCGGTTCTGATCGAAGGGGATGCCATCCGTGTCCACCCGCTGGTTTGCACCGCTTACAATGCGGACTTTGACGGCGACCAAATGGCGGTGCACGTACCGCTCTCGCTGGAAGCGGTCATGGAGGCCAAGACCCTCATGATGGCGACGCACAACATCTTCTCGCCTTCATCCGGCAAGCCGATTCTGACGCCTTCGCAGGACATCGTCCTCGGCTCCTACTTCCTCACGCTCGACCCGCCGGTCAAGCCCGAGGAAGGCAAGCGCTTGCCGCTGGTCGTCGATGCCGACGAACTCGACACCGCTGTGGCTGACGGCGCGCTTAACGTCCATGACCACATCAACTTCATCAATCCGGACTTCGGCAAGGAAGGCACGGTCTATGGTAAGTCGGACAAGAAAGTGATCCGCACCACGGTCGGTCGCGTGATTTTCAATACGATTTGGCCCAAGGAGCTTGGCTTCATCAACTTCCCTGTGCCGAAGGGCAAACTGGGGAATATCATTCTCGATACTTACAAGACTGTCGGTAAGGAACGCACTGTTCACACGCTCGACCGTCTCAAGGAGACCGGCTTCAAAATCGCCACCAAGGCGGGTGTCTCGATCGGTATTGACGACATGATCATCCCCGAGTCGAAGCCGGCGATTGTAAAGAATTCCCGTAAACGCATCGACGAAGTCGAAGGTCAATACAAGAAGGGTATCATCACCGAAGGTGAGCGTTACAATAAGATCATCGACATTTGGACCGGTTGCACCGACGACATCGCCAAGGCGGTGTTCGAAGAGTTGAAGAACAATGGCGGCAAACCAAGCGTCAACCCGGTCTATCTTATGATGGACTCCGGTGCCCGTGGTAATAAGCAGCAAGTTCGTCAGCTCTGTGGTACCCGTGGTCTCATGGCTAAGCCGTCCGGTGAAATTATCGAACGTCCGATTCTCTCCTCTTTCCGTGAGGGGCTTTCCGTTCTCGAATACTTCATCTCCACACACGGTGCCCGTAAGGGTCTGGCCGATACCGCGCTGAAGACAGCTGACGCCGGTTACCTGACCCGTAAGCTCTGTGACGTGGCCATGGACTGCATCGTTGAGCAAACCGACGACGGCAACCGCGACGGTGTCTGGAAATACGCTATCTACGAAGGTGACGACGAGATCGTTTCCCTCTACGACCGTATTGTGGGCCGCTGCTCGTCCAACGACATTAAGAATCCGCTCGATCCGGATGAGATTCTGGTCAAGAACGGTCAACTGATCACCGAGGAGATTGCCGCCAAGATCGAGGAAGTCGGTGTTGAGCGCGTCAAGGTGCTCTCCGCACTGACCACCCGCAACAAGGTCGGCATTACCGCACTTGAATACGGTATCAATCCGGCAACCAGCAGCATGGTGGAGCGCGGCTCCTCCGTTGGTATCATCGCGGCTCAGTCGATTGGTGAGCCCGGCACGCAGCTCACCATGCGTACTTTCCACATTGGTGGTATCGCATCCGGTGTTCTCAAGAATCCGGAAATTAAAGTCCGCACCGGTGGTAAGGTTGTCTACAAGGGCCTCCGCATCGTGCAGACGGCTGATGGTGCCAACATCGTTCTGAATAAGACCGGTTCCGTACAGATCCTGGACGATGACGATCGCGAGATCGAAACCTACAAGATCGTGGTTGGTTCCGTGCTCACACAGCCGGACGGTGGTTCCATCAAGAAGGGCGAAATCCTCGCCATGTGGGACCCGCACAATATTCCGATTCTCTCCGAGAAGGCCGGTAAGATTAAGTTCTCCGACATGATTCACGGGGTGACGATCAAGCGCGAGCTTGACGAGTCCACCGGCCGTATCGCTACGGTCGTGATCGAGCACAAGGAAGACCTCAACCCGCAAGTCGAGATTGTCGGCGAAAAGGGCAAGGTCATTGCCACTTATGCGATCCCGACCGGTGCCCAGGTCGCCGTCAACGAAGACGACGAGATCGCCCCCGGTACTATGCTCGCGAAAACTCCACGTCAGGCATCCAAGACACAGGACATTACCGGTGGTCTGCCACGTGTGGCCGAGCTTTTCGAAGCGCGCCGTCCGAAGGACGCCGCGGAAATGGCCAAAATCGACGGTGTGGTTTCGCTCGACGGTACGGTTCGCGGCAAGAAGAAGCTCCTTGTCACCGACCCTGAGACCGGCGATGAAGAAGCGCATCTCATCCCGCACGGCAAGCACCTCGTTGTACAAGTCGGTGACCTCGTGCACAAGGGGCAGAACCTCACCGAAGGTGGCGCCGATCCGCACGAAATTCTCGAAATTCTCGGGCCGCAGGCTGTTCAGGACTACCTCATTTCCGAGATTCAGAAGGTTTACCGTCTCCAGGGCGTTGAAATTAACGACAAGCACATCGAGGTCATCATCTCGCAAATGCTCAAGAAGATCCGCATCACCGATCCGGGTGACTCCGAGTTCTTCTGGGGTGAGCAGGTGGACCGCTATGCCTTCATGACTGCCAACGAGCACATCGAAGACGCTGGTGGTATGCCCGCCGAAGGTGAACCCGTGCTTCTCGGTATCACCAAGGCTTCCCTCGAGACCGAATCCTTCATCTCCGCCGCTTCCTTCCAGGAAACGACCCGCGTCCTGACCGACGCTTCGACCCTGGGCAAGGTAGACGAGCTCAAGGGCTTCAAGGAGAACGTCATCATGGGGCACCTCATTCCTGCGGGTACCGGTCTTCCGGCCTACCGCAAGCTCCGTATCGATACACTCGGTGCGGAAATGGAAAAGGTTTCCCTCGAAGAAGCGGCCGAGCGTGTCGAAGGCGTGGCCTTGCCACAGGCCGAGCTCAGCACCGAGGCTGAAGGTGCCGTGCCAAAGGCCGACGGTGTTGAAGGTGAAACCGAAAAGTCCGCCGAAAAGGCTGCCTCCGACGAGGAGGAAGCCGGATAA